A window from Sphingobacterium hotanense encodes these proteins:
- a CDS encoding MbnP family protein yields the protein MNIKFLLASLLLVASLFSCSKDDINFENNKNGQVKLKFDHIVGGKSLVLNDYTYSNNSNEQFNVELLKYYVSNIKLTNEKGEEYALPKKESYFLIDAADKASLFPKFNIPEGKYTKLEFVLGVDSITNTLPVEERTGALDIAKHGMFWSWNSGYIFFKMEGTSPASTSTDKKFRYHIGLFGGYDKPTKNNIKTIKIDLTKAGAAEVKENLSSDIHLMVDLGKVFDADNKISIAQNSTVMVAGPNDLIAANYATMFTHDHTHNFQKLSNE from the coding sequence ATGAATATTAAATTCCTATTGGCTAGCCTATTGCTTGTTGCCAGTTTATTCTCTTGCTCTAAAGATGACATCAATTTCGAAAACAACAAAAACGGTCAGGTAAAGCTTAAATTCGACCATATCGTCGGTGGAAAGTCCCTTGTGTTGAACGATTACACTTATAGCAACAACAGCAATGAACAGTTTAATGTCGAATTGCTCAAATATTATGTCAGCAATATTAAACTGACCAATGAGAAAGGTGAAGAGTACGCTTTGCCTAAAAAAGAATCGTATTTCTTAATCGACGCAGCCGATAAAGCATCCCTATTTCCAAAATTCAATATTCCAGAAGGCAAATACACGAAGCTGGAGTTCGTTCTAGGTGTCGATAGCATCACCAATACTCTACCCGTTGAAGAACGTACCGGCGCGTTGGATATCGCTAAACATGGCATGTTTTGGAGTTGGAACAGCGGGTATATCTTCTTTAAAATGGAGGGCACATCGCCAGCATCAACCAGCACCGACAAAAAATTCCGCTACCATATCGGTCTTTTTGGTGGCTATGACAAGCCTACCAAGAACAATATAAAGACAATTAAAATCGATCTGACAAAGGCCGGCGCCGCAGAAGTCAAAGAAAACTTAAGCTCGGATATACACTTAATGGTCGACTTGGGAAAAGTATTCGACGCCGACAACAAAATTAGCATTGCTCAGAACAGCACCGTGATGGTAGCAGGGCCTAACGATCTGATCGCGGCAAACTACGCTACGATGTTTACACACGATCATACGCACAACTTTCAGAAATTAAGTAATGAATAA
- a CDS encoding cytochrome-c peroxidase produces the protein MNKTSLLVMGFILSIILACQKADDLIDETIIAFVKPAHFPEPVYNFPGNPISKEKFELGKKLFYDPILSRDNTISCGSCHIPANAFTHHGHDVSHGIDDRLGIRNSMSIVNLAWSKSFFWDGGVFDLDLFSVAPIENVVEMDEKLPNVLKKLNNSAEYRGLFEKAFGSPEISSGNMLKALSQFMLMLVSDQSKYDKAIRKEALFTAEEQAGYMIFKSKCNSCHTEPLFTDGSYRDNGIGINPAKDQGRFEISQLENDKLKFKVPSLRNLAYTEPYMHDGRFRNLQAVINHYRREVQQTPNLDPILKNTGGIDLSDTEVVQLLAFLNTLNDETFVKNPLFQE, from the coding sequence ATGAATAAGACCAGTCTGCTGGTTATGGGATTTATTCTATCGATCATCCTCGCCTGTCAAAAGGCGGATGATCTTATTGACGAAACCATCATTGCATTCGTTAAGCCTGCGCATTTCCCAGAACCTGTTTACAATTTCCCCGGGAATCCAATCAGTAAAGAGAAGTTTGAACTCGGCAAAAAACTATTTTATGACCCCATCTTATCTAGGGATAATACTATTTCTTGTGGTAGTTGTCATATCCCTGCTAATGCTTTCACCCATCATGGTCACGACGTCAGCCACGGGATTGACGATAGACTGGGGATTAGGAACAGTATGTCCATAGTCAATTTGGCCTGGTCCAAATCATTCTTTTGGGATGGAGGAGTATTTGATTTGGATCTATTTTCCGTGGCGCCGATAGAAAATGTGGTCGAGATGGATGAAAAGCTGCCCAATGTTTTAAAGAAATTGAACAATTCTGCGGAGTATCGCGGTCTTTTCGAAAAAGCTTTCGGCAGCCCCGAGATCAGCAGCGGCAATATGCTGAAGGCGCTATCGCAATTTATGCTGATGCTTGTATCGGATCAATCTAAATACGACAAAGCAATACGCAAGGAGGCGCTGTTTACCGCTGAAGAACAGGCAGGCTACATGATCTTCAAATCTAAATGCAATTCCTGCCATACCGAACCGCTATTTACCGATGGATCATACCGCGATAATGGAATTGGAATCAACCCTGCTAAAGACCAAGGGCGTTTCGAAATATCGCAGTTGGAAAACGATAAGCTGAAGTTTAAGGTGCCAAGCCTCCGAAATCTAGCTTACACCGAACCCTATATGCACGACGGAAGATTCAGGAATCTACAGGCGGTCATCAACCATTACAGACGCGAGGTGCAACAAACACCCAATCTTGATCCGATACTGAAAAATACTGGAGGTATTGACTTGAGCGACACCGAAGTGGTGCAACTGCTGGCATTCCTAAATACGCTCAACGATGAAACTTTTGTTAAAAACCCATTATTCCAAGAATAA
- a CDS encoding transporter family protein, producing the protein MKKLLITLSLIIAFQSSQACDICGCGVGGNYIGLLPDFTKRFVGLRYQFNRLTTQLDINGNRTALSTDEKYQTMELWGAWNIGQKWRVLALVPYNFNEKYTEGSDLLRKKNGIGDITLNGYYKLFDQSNPTANNKLVVQSLWVGMGVKLPTGAYDVAEQQNATATNPNMFQLGTGSLDFIPSLMYDVRIQDFGINANASYKINTENKDDYRYGNKIAANASAYYKIALGANSRLAPYAGISFESQQKDHAMGFKVEETGGHILNASMGLEANFNRISVGASFQTPIQQELGRGRIDAGNRLLTHVSFSF; encoded by the coding sequence ATGAAGAAACTCTTAATAACACTTAGCTTAATTATAGCCTTCCAATCTAGCCAGGCTTGCGATATCTGTGGCTGTGGTGTCGGCGGAAACTATATAGGACTCCTCCCCGACTTTACCAAACGCTTTGTCGGACTGCGCTATCAATTCAATAGACTCACGACACAATTGGATATCAACGGAAATCGAACTGCACTTTCTACCGATGAGAAGTACCAAACGATGGAACTGTGGGGCGCTTGGAACATTGGACAGAAATGGCGCGTGCTCGCCCTTGTACCCTATAATTTCAACGAAAAATACACCGAAGGCAGCGATCTATTAAGAAAAAAGAATGGAATTGGTGATATCACGCTAAACGGATACTACAAACTATTCGATCAATCGAATCCGACGGCGAATAATAAATTAGTCGTACAATCGCTTTGGGTTGGGATGGGTGTGAAACTCCCAACCGGAGCGTACGACGTCGCCGAACAGCAAAATGCAACGGCGACAAATCCCAATATGTTCCAACTGGGAACAGGGAGTCTAGATTTTATACCTAGTCTGATGTATGATGTCCGCATTCAGGACTTCGGCATCAATGCGAATGCTAGTTACAAAATAAATACAGAGAATAAGGATGATTACCGCTATGGGAATAAAATCGCAGCAAATGCATCCGCATATTATAAAATAGCCTTGGGCGCGAATAGCCGACTCGCTCCCTATGCAGGTATATCATTCGAAAGCCAACAAAAAGACCATGCAATGGGTTTTAAGGTGGAAGAAACTGGCGGACATATCCTGAACGCTTCTATGGGGTTAGAGGCAAATTTCAATAGGATATCCGTTGGAGCATCCTTCCAAACACCGATTCAGCAAGAACTCGGCAGAGGAAGAATTGACGCAGGAAATCGACTGCTAACTCACGTGTCATTTTCATTCTAA
- a CDS encoding SRPBCC family protein: MTVIQNSTLIGKPVEEVYNFLADLNNHEQLMPENIYNWESTADEARFTIKNMAKLALRISQRIENKELVSVPSEEAPFAITLRWKVEPASETTTTATFVIEAELNMMMKMMASGPLQKLVDHQVSKLKEVLG; encoded by the coding sequence ATGACAGTTATACAGAATTCTACACTTATTGGTAAACCTGTCGAGGAGGTTTATAATTTCCTTGCAGATTTAAATAATCATGAGCAATTGATGCCCGAGAATATTTATAATTGGGAGTCAACTGCAGACGAGGCTAGATTTACCATCAAGAACATGGCAAAATTAGCTTTGCGCATCAGCCAACGTATCGAAAATAAAGAGTTGGTAAGTGTTCCTTCTGAGGAAGCGCCATTTGCTATTACTTTGCGTTGGAAGGTAGAGCCAGCATCAGAAACAACGACAACTGCGACCTTCGTTATTGAAGCGGAGTTGAATATGATGATGAAAATGATGGCATCAGGTCCTTTACAGAAATTAGTGGATCACCAAGTAAGTAAATTAAAAGAAGTTTTAGGTTAG
- the pyrE gene encoding orotate phosphoribosyltransferase: protein MNYLNEVEQKVAESLLQIKAIKLQPKSPFTWASGWKSPIYCDNRVALSHPSIRTYIRQKLSQLIQEEFGSVDMISGVATAGIPQGVLVAQDLGLPFSYVRSSAKDHGRQNMIEGEVISGQRVVVIEDLVSTGKSSLIAVKALREAGCNVVGLVSIFTYGFDEARKNFEEAKCTFHSLCNYDALVRVAASNSYIMESDIELLEKWRQDPANWSPEV, encoded by the coding sequence ATGAATTATTTAAATGAGGTTGAACAAAAAGTTGCAGAATCCTTATTGCAAATTAAAGCAATAAAATTACAACCTAAAAGTCCTTTTACATGGGCATCGGGATGGAAGTCTCCAATTTATTGTGATAACCGTGTAGCTTTATCACATCCATCGATTCGTACGTACATTCGTCAAAAGCTATCACAATTGATTCAAGAAGAATTTGGATCAGTGGATATGATTTCGGGTGTAGCGACGGCAGGTATTCCTCAAGGGGTATTGGTTGCACAAGATTTAGGTTTACCTTTCTCTTACGTGCGTAGCAGTGCTAAGGATCATGGTCGTCAGAACATGATTGAAGGAGAAGTGATCAGCGGACAACGTGTTGTCGTAATCGAAGATTTAGTTTCTACGGGTAAGAGTAGCTTAATCGCCGTTAAAGCATTGCGTGAAGCAGGTTGCAACGTCGTTGGTTTAGTTTCTATTTTTACTTATGGCTTTGATGAAGCTCGCAAGAACTTTGAAGAAGCAAAATGTACATTCCATAGCTTATGTAATTATGATGCCTTAGTACGTGTAGCTGCATCAAATAGTTACATTATGGAGTCTGATATCGAATTATTAGAAAAATGGCGACAAGATCCAGCAAACTGGAGCCCTGAAGTTTAA
- a CDS encoding NUDIX hydrolase, protein MAQIYKIYMNQSLLIFADFAPKIKGNIQTIGLQDIDLEKLFNQSLNKAEKNIYLHIQPNIEKVFKSFIANIRIIKAAGGLVKNGEGQYLFIHRLGKWDLPKGKVEEDEKMKEAALREVEEECGIKINYLGKKIETTYHCYTMRGKFVLKQTKWYEMGVNKIPKLTPQLEEDIDQAIWVKKANLDKIKNDTYPLILDVIQGI, encoded by the coding sequence ATGGCACAAATTTATAAAATTTATATGAACCAATCTCTGTTAATTTTTGCAGATTTTGCTCCAAAAATCAAAGGCAACATTCAAACGATTGGTTTACAAGACATTGATTTAGAAAAACTTTTTAACCAATCGCTAAACAAGGCTGAAAAAAACATCTATCTACACATACAGCCCAATATTGAAAAAGTATTTAAATCGTTTATTGCCAATATTCGAATCATCAAAGCTGCAGGAGGACTTGTAAAAAATGGCGAAGGCCAATACCTTTTTATCCATAGACTCGGCAAATGGGACCTGCCGAAAGGAAAAGTCGAAGAAGATGAAAAAATGAAAGAGGCTGCACTCCGCGAAGTGGAAGAGGAATGCGGCATCAAAATAAACTACCTAGGCAAAAAAATTGAAACAACCTACCATTGCTACACCATGCGCGGCAAATTCGTACTGAAACAAACAAAATGGTACGAAATGGGCGTCAACAAAATCCCTAAACTAACCCCTCAACTCGAAGAAGATATCGACCAAGCAATCTGGGTCAAAAAAGCAAACCTCGACAAAATTAAAAATGATACCTATCCATTGATTTTGGATGTGATACAGGGAATATAG
- a CDS encoding Na+/H+ antiporter NhaC family protein encodes MKRGNFWALLPLIFFVVVYFTGSYILGDFYALPVLVIFVLALFVAFFQFPKVPFAEKLKHFSKGSGDENILIMILIFLLAGAFGELSKNVGAISSTINFALTYVSPQFIIAGLFLVACFISTSLGTSVGTIVALAPIAVGLEENISGIMPIALAAVIGGAMFGDNLSFISDTTIAATRTQGVAMRDKFKVNFKMVLPVAVLVFIIYAFQGQDLVKNLQQIPVGEYEVVKIVPYLVVFILALLGLHVIFTLGIGILVAAGIGLASNTVDFLTILKSINDGFAGMFELSILCLIIGGVVGIIRLNGGIEFLLNAVTKRIDSKKRAELGIAFLTSLVNLAIANNTITIVIVGPIAKEISDKNGLDGKRVASILDTISCFIQGLVPYGAQILAALAAANMILSDRQLPLLSPIDIMQYLYYPILLGIITLLFIIFRKEKPVATEAKS; translated from the coding sequence ATGAAGAGAGGCAATTTCTGGGCCTTACTGCCATTAATATTTTTTGTTGTCGTTTACTTCACCGGGTCGTATATATTGGGTGACTTTTATGCGCTGCCCGTTCTTGTTATCTTCGTTTTAGCGCTGTTCGTTGCGTTTTTTCAATTTCCAAAGGTGCCTTTCGCCGAAAAATTAAAGCATTTTTCGAAGGGCTCTGGCGATGAGAATATTTTGATTATGATCCTCATATTCTTATTGGCGGGCGCATTCGGAGAGCTATCTAAGAATGTGGGAGCGATATCTTCAACCATTAATTTTGCGTTGACTTATGTATCACCGCAGTTTATTATTGCAGGACTTTTCCTCGTCGCTTGTTTTATATCAACCTCCTTGGGTACATCAGTCGGTACAATCGTCGCTTTGGCACCCATTGCCGTAGGCTTGGAAGAAAATATCTCAGGCATTATGCCAATAGCCTTAGCCGCAGTGATAGGAGGAGCCATGTTTGGCGATAATCTCTCCTTCATTTCCGATACCACTATTGCTGCCACCCGTACGCAAGGCGTAGCAATGCGTGATAAATTTAAGGTCAACTTTAAGATGGTCCTGCCTGTTGCCGTTCTGGTATTTATCATCTATGCATTCCAAGGACAAGATCTAGTGAAAAATCTACAGCAGATACCAGTGGGCGAGTATGAAGTTGTCAAAATCGTTCCCTACCTGGTTGTATTCATCCTTGCGCTGCTAGGACTCCATGTTATTTTCACGCTAGGAATCGGTATTCTTGTTGCCGCAGGTATCGGGTTAGCAAGTAATACTGTTGACTTCCTAACGATATTGAAATCTATTAACGATGGTTTCGCAGGCATGTTCGAATTGAGTATCCTTTGTCTGATCATCGGTGGCGTTGTAGGCATCATCCGACTAAACGGCGGAATAGAATTCTTATTGAACGCTGTAACCAAGCGAATCGATTCCAAGAAAAGAGCCGAGCTCGGTATCGCTTTCTTAACAAGCTTAGTTAATTTGGCAATCGCTAATAATACCATCACCATCGTAATCGTTGGCCCGATCGCTAAAGAAATATCCGATAAAAACGGCTTGGACGGAAAACGCGTCGCCAGTATTTTAGATACCATATCCTGTTTCATTCAAGGATTAGTTCCTTATGGTGCCCAAATCCTTGCAGCGCTGGCAGCCGCCAATATGATACTTTCCGACCGACAATTGCCGCTACTTTCGCCAATAGATATTATGCAGTATTTGTATTACCCTATTTTATTAGGGATTATCACCCTGCTGTTTATCATCTTCCGAAAAGAAAAGCCTGTTGCTACAGAAGCGAAATCCTAA
- a CDS encoding alanine/glycine:cation symporter family protein: MDHIVSSISSLVWSDIFIYLCLCTGLYFSIRTGFLQITYLRDMLRLLFAKKQGDEGISSFQAFALAISGRVGTGNIIGVATAIFYGGPGAIFWMWVIAFLGSASAFVEAMLGQVYKQKDGSEFRGGPAYYIEKGLGVKWYAILFAVLTIISAGILLPGVQSNAIASSVNNAFAIPTSYTGIAVVVLLVLIIFGGVKRLGTVAEFVVPFMAGGYILMTLVIIAMNYQQIPEVFGLIFSSAFSLDATFGGIIGMAIAWGVKRGIYSNEAGQGTAPHAAAAADVNHPAQQGLVQAFSVYVDTLFVCTATALMILFTGMYNVTNTDAAGKATTLLQENLPGVDYNGFTQAAVSHHFPGFGGSFVAIALFFFAFTTIMAYYYYADTNIVYLIKNNKVRAIVGRIFQVAFLIAVYYGTIRTADTAWAIGDIGVGLMAWVNIIAILLMSKIAMKVWKDYKIKRKQGIENPDFDPKEIGIKNADYWEKRD, from the coding sequence ATGGACCATATTGTATCCAGTATTTCATCTCTTGTATGGAGTGATATTTTTATTTATTTATGTCTATGTACGGGCCTTTACTTTTCTATCCGTACGGGTTTTCTACAGATTACCTATTTAAGAGATATGCTTCGGCTTCTTTTCGCGAAAAAGCAGGGCGATGAGGGTATTTCATCGTTTCAAGCGTTCGCACTGGCCATCTCAGGGCGCGTTGGAACCGGAAACATTATTGGTGTGGCGACTGCAATCTTTTACGGCGGACCAGGTGCAATCTTCTGGATGTGGGTAATTGCGTTTCTAGGCTCTGCCTCTGCATTTGTGGAAGCCATGCTAGGACAGGTATATAAACAAAAAGACGGTTCGGAGTTCCGCGGTGGTCCCGCTTATTATATCGAGAAAGGATTAGGTGTTAAGTGGTATGCTATATTATTCGCTGTACTGACCATCATCAGTGCAGGGATTTTATTACCTGGTGTGCAAAGTAATGCGATTGCATCTTCGGTAAACAATGCATTCGCGATCCCAACTTCTTATACAGGTATTGCTGTTGTCGTTTTATTGGTGTTGATCATCTTTGGCGGCGTAAAGCGTCTGGGCACTGTAGCAGAGTTCGTAGTGCCTTTTATGGCGGGAGGATATATCTTGATGACGCTTGTTATCATTGCAATGAATTATCAACAGATCCCTGAAGTCTTTGGACTGATATTTAGTAGTGCGTTTAGTCTGGATGCCACTTTCGGCGGAATTATTGGTATGGCAATCGCATGGGGAGTGAAACGTGGTATCTATTCGAATGAAGCAGGACAAGGTACGGCTCCGCATGCCGCTGCCGCAGCAGACGTAAACCATCCAGCTCAACAAGGATTGGTTCAGGCTTTCTCCGTTTATGTAGATACCCTTTTCGTATGTACTGCTACCGCTCTGATGATTTTATTTACAGGGATGTATAATGTAACGAATACGGATGCGGCAGGAAAGGCAACAACTTTATTGCAAGAAAATCTTCCAGGTGTAGATTACAATGGGTTTACGCAGGCCGCCGTTTCACATCATTTCCCGGGATTCGGAGGTAGCTTTGTCGCCATCGCTTTATTCTTTTTCGCCTTCACAACAATTATGGCGTATTACTATTACGCCGATACCAACATCGTCTATCTGATAAAGAACAATAAAGTACGCGCAATCGTTGGGCGTATTTTCCAAGTGGCATTCTTAATAGCTGTTTATTATGGAACGATAAGAACAGCCGATACCGCATGGGCGATCGGCGATATTGGAGTTGGACTGATGGCTTGGGTTAATATTATAGCGATCCTTCTTATGAGCAAAATTGCCATGAAGGTATGGAAGGATTATAAAATAAAGCGGAAGCAAGGAATCGAAAACCCGGACTTCGATCCAAAGGAAATTGGAATCAAGAATGCCGATTACTGGGAGAAGCGAGACTAG
- a CDS encoding PEGA domain-containing protein, whose product MMNYTLRSLLLGSVLFFTSCATVFTGTKQNVMIRSNPEGATIEVDGFERGVTPMPVKLRKGFRGQTVTLKKEGYVPFEFRPNTFFNFAAIGNLINIFGWGIDAATGAFMKYDPAVYDIKMKEVVDKNEKANK is encoded by the coding sequence ATGATGAATTATACATTGCGCTCATTACTACTTGGAAGCGTCTTATTCTTTACTTCTTGTGCTACGGTATTTACAGGCACAAAACAAAACGTCATGATCAGGTCCAATCCGGAGGGCGCTACGATTGAAGTCGATGGTTTTGAGCGAGGTGTCACGCCTATGCCGGTAAAACTTAGAAAGGGATTCCGTGGACAAACTGTAACCTTGAAAAAAGAAGGATATGTTCCGTTTGAGTTCCGCCCTAACACCTTTTTTAATTTCGCAGCCATCGGAAACCTAATCAATATATTCGGATGGGGGATTGACGCGGCGACTGGCGCCTTCATGAAATATGATCCCGCAGTTTACGACATCAAGATGAAAGAGGTTGTAGATAAAAACGAAAAGGCTAATAAGTAA
- a CDS encoding RNA polymerase sigma factor, whose amino-acid sequence MKNRLLKLSDAELLKLGSHGNEMALSIIFDKYFFQIFSFANRLIKNSDIAKEIAMDVMLKMWQKRDLIRIDGDQSLRPYMVKAAKNAVINFHKSKKLITESISNPQLSSALAYDGTADAELNLKELENRVSRIVADLPEQRRLVFCLSREDDMTYAEIAKKLNISVHTVRNQISASIAYVKGKLNDYRNQ is encoded by the coding sequence ATGAAGAACCGATTACTTAAATTATCCGATGCCGAATTATTGAAACTTGGAAGCCATGGCAATGAAATGGCGTTATCGATTATATTCGATAAGTACTTCTTCCAAATTTTCTCCTTTGCAAACCGATTAATAAAGAACAGCGATATAGCGAAAGAAATCGCTATGGATGTTATGCTTAAGATGTGGCAGAAAAGAGACCTTATACGGATTGATGGCGATCAATCCCTCCGCCCCTATATGGTCAAAGCTGCTAAAAATGCAGTTATCAATTTCCATAAAAGCAAAAAGCTTATCACAGAATCTATTTCAAACCCGCAGCTTTCGAGTGCTCTGGCGTATGACGGCACTGCCGATGCAGAGCTAAACCTCAAAGAGTTAGAAAACAGAGTCAGTAGGATTGTCGCGGACCTTCCAGAACAACGGCGACTCGTATTTTGTTTAAGTAGAGAGGACGACATGACCTATGCCGAGATAGCAAAGAAATTGAATATATCCGTACATACCGTTCGCAATCAAATAAGCGCTTCAATAGCCTATGTGAAGGGCAAGTTAAACGACTACAGAAATCAATAA
- a CDS encoding DUF4302 domain-containing protein: protein MKKLITIILVAFSIMSCTKDKSSAYDVEEVFPSSEEMLAQFQKALDAGSSHWEAILNPNAGKTYNLYFQLAKDGKVPSLADLTVKSAKDTKAATYRLEGKATHASLIFSAGTYLDDILHKEGFRNVGADTSYAFESMKGDTLILRGNRFGDELKLISLKAEDVSKYETGMLRNTFGYLSEFFESRRFFYFIAEGNIPVQFIIDPETRSIRVLYVENKQLKFSTTDYAYGIEKIRLKTPLRIGSQIISDLNFDTQKKTFYLQKNQASRYDLLGASLPVIPLHIMLGEEVSPILSMPSPIFIEELPGWSTSFRDVWMEATNKLFSERSFYLLVMAFELNTKANILDLKLYFQRGSSIFLGTFPFSFEKTDAGVYTLKRLPFEAGSIPHANAEFIEPSVAGLIGLFPDKQYTIDYYDAGDNVIGQFKSVDQAELYFTGEFGSYFE from the coding sequence ATGAAAAAGTTAATAACGATTATACTAGTTGCTTTCTCAATAATGTCCTGTACTAAGGATAAATCTTCCGCTTATGATGTGGAAGAAGTCTTCCCGAGTTCAGAAGAAATGCTCGCCCAGTTTCAGAAAGCGCTAGATGCAGGATCTTCACATTGGGAAGCAATATTAAATCCAAATGCTGGAAAAACCTACAATCTATATTTTCAGTTGGCGAAGGATGGGAAAGTTCCATCATTAGCGGACTTAACGGTGAAGAGTGCAAAAGATACGAAGGCTGCGACCTATCGATTAGAAGGCAAAGCAACCCATGCAAGCCTTATTTTTTCTGCTGGAACCTATCTGGATGATATCTTACATAAAGAAGGATTTAGAAATGTCGGTGCCGATACGTCCTATGCATTCGAAAGTATGAAAGGTGATACCTTAATTCTCAGAGGCAACAGATTCGGCGATGAGCTTAAATTGATCAGTCTGAAGGCGGAGGATGTCAGCAAATATGAAACCGGCATGCTGAGGAATACCTTTGGCTACTTATCGGAATTCTTTGAAAGTCGACGATTCTTTTATTTCATCGCAGAAGGTAATATTCCGGTTCAATTTATTATAGATCCAGAAACTCGTAGTATTCGCGTATTGTATGTTGAAAACAAACAGCTCAAGTTTAGTACTACGGATTACGCCTATGGAATTGAAAAAATTCGCTTAAAAACACCACTTCGGATTGGAAGCCAGATTATCAGTGATTTAAATTTTGATACCCAGAAAAAGACTTTCTATTTGCAGAAGAACCAAGCATCGCGCTATGATTTATTAGGCGCAAGCTTACCTGTAATCCCATTACACATTATGTTGGGTGAAGAAGTGTCGCCCATTTTGTCTATGCCTTCACCGATATTTATTGAAGAGTTGCCGGGCTGGTCTACTTCATTTCGGGATGTTTGGATGGAAGCAACAAACAAACTATTCAGCGAACGGAGCTTTTATTTATTAGTAATGGCCTTTGAGTTGAATACCAAGGCTAATATCTTAGATTTAAAGCTGTATTTTCAACGAGGCAGCAGCATCTTTTTAGGAACCTTTCCTTTCTCATTTGAGAAAACCGATGCCGGCGTCTATACCTTAAAACGACTTCCGTTTGAAGCAGGTAGTATTCCACATGCCAATGCTGAGTTTATCGAACCTTCCGTTGCTGGACTTATTGGACTATTTCCGGATAAACAATATACTATTGATTATTATGACGCTGGGGATAACGTCATCGGACAGTTTAAAAGCGTAGACCAAGCTGAGCTCTATTTTACAGGCGAGTTTGGAAGTTACTTTGAATAA
- a CDS encoding DUF4302 domain-containing protein, with amino-acid sequence MYSDINNTTGTESKESSFRLKAVTTPALYFDTYSYMHLLADPDPSILNGVPGWGMFADFEFNFKKVSADTIELVGSLSQSKLVLVKANAEEATAYSNGNLNNLRTVAEKYNQTARFPFLNTKSGVRVSTALNLITKEVSFVYLKDSKLETKSLGFAFSGINEIVLKEAFEFDDLHIEKFILGLEDNSVHAINAGQNVPIQSASEPILPLNKILGVQYMSIVVPMEQAVVGSGAEFNTRRNAFLTAGKARLAAGTTFPQMNLVFDINEQLLIVNQIIRQGLNSFSALYIFTYRMDGDHFVLNYEQPLYGNAEVLENAFEPIIEGLHQGKFEFEYELTASQVRASGDNKNLAGFKFIGDLN; translated from the coding sequence ATGTATTCAGATATCAATAATACAACAGGAACAGAATCCAAAGAAAGTTCTTTTAGATTAAAGGCTGTCACAACGCCGGCGCTTTATTTCGATACCTATTCGTACATGCATCTGCTGGCAGATCCAGATCCATCCATACTGAACGGGGTGCCTGGTTGGGGAATGTTTGCAGATTTCGAGTTCAATTTCAAAAAGGTCAGCGCGGATACCATAGAGTTAGTCGGCAGTTTATCGCAGAGTAAACTTGTCCTTGTGAAAGCGAATGCGGAGGAAGCAACAGCCTACAGTAACGGCAATTTGAACAATTTACGAACTGTCGCCGAAAAATATAATCAAACTGCGCGTTTCCCATTTCTCAACACCAAGTCGGGCGTTCGCGTCAGCACGGCATTGAACCTGATCACCAAAGAAGTTTCTTTCGTTTATCTGAAAGATTCCAAATTGGAGACGAAGAGTCTAGGATTCGCCTTTTCCGGAATCAATGAAATCGTATTAAAGGAAGCATTTGAATTTGATGACTTGCATATTGAAAAGTTTATCCTCGGTTTAGAGGACAATAGTGTTCACGCAATAAATGCAGGACAGAACGTGCCGATTCAATCTGCAAGCGAGCCTATTCTGCCGCTCAACAAAATCCTAGGCGTGCAATATATGTCTATTGTCGTCCCAATGGAACAGGCAGTTGTAGGTAGCGGAGCTGAATTTAATACACGAAGAAATGCGTTTTTGACGGCAGGGAAGGCTCGCTTAGCTGCCGGCACTACATTTCCGCAGATGAATTTAGTTTTTGATATCAATGAACAATTATTGATAGTAAACCAGATTATTCGACAGGGATTGAATAGTTTCTCCGCCCTTTATATTTTCACCTACCGCATGGATGGGGACCATTTTGTGCTCAACTATGAGCAACCTCTCTATGGAAATGCCGAAGTGCTCGAGAATGCCTTTGAGCCAATCATTGAAGGCCTTCATCAAGGGAAGTTTGAATTTGAATATGAATTGACGGCCTCCCAGGTTAGAGCCAGTGGCGATAATAAGAACTTAGCAGGATTTAAATTCATTGGCGACTTAAATTAG